Proteins co-encoded in one Arachis stenosperma cultivar V10309 chromosome 7, arast.V10309.gnm1.PFL2, whole genome shotgun sequence genomic window:
- the LOC130939747 gene encoding uncharacterized protein LOC130939747 → MTHPRDSEAWKMFDLKNTSFVEDPRNIRLALATDGINPYRSMNANSSNWPVILIPYNTPPWICMKWTSFILLMIIPGKKMPGNNIDVYLQPLIKELKELWNEGVDAYDSFEKKAFKLHAALMWTISDFPGLGILSRHQFRLNSVRFNGEQEFRNPPKRLSGLDILEQVKDINVTLVEKKRQNTKSKDHLNARKDLKALGCKQDIWPDENGKYASAIFTLTNKGKKAFLSTLKNISVLDGYSSNISRCIDVDNLKINGMLKSHDNHILIQQLLPLAMRTSLPSEVSAILIELCSFFRKLFMIHLVVYLVEEVKLGGPVHYRWMYPIERYLGQLKSYVRNKAQPEGSIAEVDNYLRDYRDIVKKRLRSRTRDTTEIDKKICTNLNKLPDVDKNILISLSQGPYDQARKFSSSDVNGYRFRTLAKDNGLKTQNSGVFGTFGTRSYSSSKDTRMNFGVVPYYGKLVDIIELFYNGFIVLLFKCQWANTTNPRGIKKDNLGFLSVNFTRLIHTGEHEDDEPYIKASEA, encoded by the exons ATGACGCATCCTAGAGATTCAGAAGCTTGGAAGATGTTTGATTTAAAAAACACTTCATTCGTAGAGGATCCACGAAATATACGTTTGGCATTAGCTACTGATGGTATTAATCCCTATCGTAGTATGAATGCAAATTCTAGTAACTGGCCAGTTATTCTCATTCCTTACAACACTCCTCCTTGGATTTGTATGAAGTGGAcgtcttttattcttttaatgaTAATTCCTGGAAAAAAGATGCCAGGAAATAATATAGATGTCTACTTACAACCGTTGATCAAAGAGCTAAAAGAGTTATGGAATGAGGGCGTGGATGCGTATGATTCTTTTGAGAAAAAGGCGTTCAAATTGCATGCGGCGTTAATGTGGACTATAAGTGACTTTCCTGGCTTAGGAATTCTCTCCAG GCATCAGTTTAGATTGAATAGTGTTCGATTTAATGGAGAGCAAGAATTCCGCAATCCACCGAAGAGGTTATCTGGTCTTGATATACTTGAGCAAGTCAAGGACATCAATGTCACATTGGTAGAAAAGAAGAGGCAAAA CACCAAGTCAAAAGACCACCTCAATGCTCGAAAAGATCTTAAAGCTTTAGGCTGTAAACAAGATATTTGGCCAGATGAGAATGGAAAGTACGCTTCAGCTATCTTTACACTGACTAATAAAGGCAAGAAGGCTTTTCTGtcaactttaaaaaatattagtgtgCTAGACGGGTATTCAAGTAACATATCTAGGTGCATTGATGTTGACAACCTTAAGATCAATGGGATGCTAAAAAGCCATGATAATCACATATTAATACAACAATTGCTACCATTAGCCATGCGAACGAGTTTGCCTAGTGAAGTTTCAGCAATCTTGATTGAATTGTGCTCGTTCTTTAGGAAGTTAT TTATGATTCATTTGGTGGTTTACCTTGTTGAAGAAGTTAAGCTTGGAGGTCCTGTACACTACCGGTGGATGTATCCGATAGAAAG GTACTTGGGACAACTAAAATCTTATGTGCGTAATAAAGCACAACCAGAGGGCTCTATTGCTGAAG TTGATAACTATCTTAGGGATTATAGAGATATTGTGAAGAAAAGATTAAGAAGCCGAACAAGGGATACTACTGAGATAGACAAAAAG ATTTGTACTAATCTCAACAAACTTCCTGATGTGGATAAAAACATTCTTATTAGTCTTTCTCAAGGACCATATGACCAAGCAAGAAAGTTCTCTTCATCTGATGTTAACGGATATAGATTTCGAACTTTGGCAAAGGATAATGGATTAAAAACTCAGAATAGCGGAGTCTTTGGTACATTTGGAACAAGAAGTTACTCAAGTAGTAAAGATACCCGAATGAACTTTGGTGTGGTACCTTATTATGGAAAGTTGGTAGACATCATTGAGCTTTTCTACAATGGCTTTATAGTTCTCTTGTTTAAATGTCAATGGGCAAACACAACTAATCCTAGAGGAATCAAAAAGGACAATTTGGGTTTTTTATCTGTGAACTTTACAAGGCTCATACATACTGGTGAACATGAAGATGACGAGCCATATATTAAAGCTTCTGAAGCCTAG
- the LOC130939748 gene encoding transcription factor JUNGBRUNNEN 1-like, whose translation MVLELGNYSARPNIAQETENTRTVQGQIRAAKGVKTDWMMHEFRLPSLVDSSSSDKTTIPANDSWAICRIFKKTNATAQRALSHSWVSTLPETPTTTTNDTDHIFQFCSSNMPTIMAKKTSFMTQFCTNYTSDTQIQTDEVGWKNLAPQNQSNNSMYMHHYG comes from the exons ATGGTACTGGAGCTGGGTAACTATAGTGCAAGGCCAAATATAgcccaagaaacagaaaataCAAGAACAGTGCAAGGCCAAATAAG AGCTGCCAAAGGTGTTAAAACTGATTGGATGATGCATGAGTTTAGGCTCCCTTCTCTTGTTGACTCTTCATCATCTGACAAGACCACTATTCCTGCTAAT GACTCTTGGGCAATCTGCAGAATATTCAAGAAAACAAATGCTACAGCTCAAAGAGCACTATCTCACTCTTGGGTTTCTACCTTACCTGAAACACCAACTACCACTACCAATGATACAGATCACATATTCCAGTTTTGTTCATCCAACATGCCAACAATAATGGCAAAGAAAACTAGCTTCATGACCCAGTTTTGCACTAACTACACTAGTGACACACAAATCCAAACTGATGAAGTAGGGTGGAAGAAT CTTGCTCCACAAAACCAGAGCAACAATTCAATGTACATGCATCACTATGGTTAA